The stretch of DNA ATAGAACAAGCATCTAAATCAAAAATCTGTTGTGGACATTGTTTTTGGCAAAAAACATTAGTTGAATTTGAAAATGAAACACAAGTGTTGAATACAGATTCTAAGGTTGTAATCTTACAAATAAAGAAAAATCTATAAATACACAAAATTTGCGTAAGTTGCTATTTTGCCTTCCATTATATCATAAAAGATGAAACCATTAAAAAATAAAGATTACATAAAAGGAAGTTTATTTGGTATGGCTATTGGCGATGGCTTTGGATACCCCACTGAATTTCTATCAATAAGTGAAATAGTAGAAAAATGGCCTCCAACTGGTCCTGATAAACCAGAAGGGAATCCAATTCTTGTCACCGATGACACCCAAATGGCTATTGCTGTTGCCAAAGCTCTTATGGAAAGCGAAAACCAAGGCTTCTCGCCTTCTTTATTAGAGCAAAAACTCACTAAATATTATATTCAATGGCTGAATGATCCTAAAAATAACCGAGCTCCAGGCATGACTTGTATCAGAGCCTGTGAAAGATTAGAAAAGGGGCTAGCCTGGGAAAAATCTGCTGAATTAAATTCCAAAGGTTGTGGTGCAAATATGAGGGTTGTACCTGTAGGGCTTCTGTCCCAAAAAGGTCTATCTGAAAATAAAATTGGAGCAATTGCACAATTTCAATCTGCACTGACTCATGCACACCCCACTGCATTAGCCGCATCTGAAATTACGGCTATTACTATCGCTAAATTAATCAATGGTGTTCGGCATCAAGATTTACTATCTGAACTACTTAATTATTCTGAAAAGCAAAAGAAAATTTATCATAGAAATTATTTAAAAGAAATATGGGATCGTCCTCCATTCAGAACCCCTGAAGAATATATAACACTTGGATGGGAACAAGTTATCGATGTTTTATTAAAAGTAAAAGAAGGTCTTAGAAAAAATGAAACTAAAACAAACCCTTGCTTAATCAGTGGCGAAGGTTGGATTGCAGAAGAAGCTTTTGCTACAGCATTACTTTGCTTTTTGTTATTTCCCCAAAGCCCTACTAAAGTCTTAAAAAGAGCTGTTGTTACCTCTGGCGATTCTGACTCCATTGCATGCCTTGCTGGAGCTTTTAGCGGAGCCTATTGTGGTTTGGAAAGTTTTCCAATAGATTGGGTAAATAGAGTCGAGTACAAAAAGGATCTAGAATCCATTGCAGCGTTCTACAAACAATAAGGTCAAATACAAAACAGTATTTATACGATCCACGTACCCTTTCTTTTTATTAATTAAACTTTATGACTATTATCTTATATAATTAAAATGAACAGTAATATTGTAACGAGAGCATTTTTAGGCTTAGCAATTGGAGATGCGCTCGGTTTGCCTGTAGAATTTATAGAAAGAAAATACTTAAAAGAAAACCCCGTTAAAGATTTTACCGAATTTGGTACGCACAATCAACCTAAAGGAACTTGGTCTGATGATAGTTCTTTAACGTTTTGCTTAGCTCAAACTTTAACTAATGGATATCATCTAAAAGAGATTGCGGCTTCCTTCGTTTGTTGGTATAATGAAAATTATTGGACAGCTAGAGGTCATGTTTTTGATATTGGAGCTTCTACTTCTAAAGCCATACAAAATATCATTAAAGGAATTCCTCTGTCTAAAGTTGGAGGCGCTAGTGAAAGGGATAATGGAAATGGATCCTTAATGAGAATACTCCCACTCTGCTTCTATCTAAAAGATTTTGAAATTGAAAAAAGGTTTGCGGTTATTAAGGAGGTTTCATCAATAACTCATGCCCACTCTCGCTCAATTCTTTGTTGCTTCATTTATATTGAAATTTGCATTCAAATTCTAAAAGGTGAAAGCAAAAGGAATGCGTACTATGAAGCTGTCGCAATAGTAAATGACTATTGTGCCAATCATAATCAATTAAAAAAAGAATGCTTCCACTTAAAAAGAGTACTTGGATATTTATTGGAAGAAGTTCCTGAACATGAAATCTACAGTAGTGGTTACGTTGTCCATTCATTGGAAGCAGCAATTTGGTGCTGGTTAAAAGAAGACTCTTACGAAAAGGCTGTTTTAAAAGCTGTAAATCTTGGCGATGATTCTGATACTATTGCATCAATTACAGGTGGTCTAGCAGGTCTTTCGTCTAAAACAAATGAAATTCCTAAAAAATGGATAAAAGACTTAGCTAAAGTTGATGAAATCATTATTTTAAGTAATGAGATATTTCAAAAATATTTCTAAAGTAGCTATAAAGAAGAGCTTTCACTCTATTTTTTTATGAATTGAAGGTATTTCAAAAATTAACTACTCGCCTATCAATTTTTGTATTATCAATAAAACTAAAACCTAAAATGACTCCCACCCAAAGCAACTATAAGCACCTAAGATACCTCCTACTAATATTTTTCAGTATTATTGTAATTGGTTATCTTCTCCCTAAAAAGAATCTTTCTTCCGACAAAGAAGAAAAAAATAAAACCGTAGCGGTTGAGAACCCCAAAATTGAATACGATAAGAAGGAGTTTTTTGACGACCTAGTGTATGAAGGTTTAGAACGTCTAAATACAATTATTGATTCAAGCGATGAAGTCAGAGCTTATAACTGGAATGGAAATTCAGGAAATGCAGCAAATGTTTTCCATCATATTGTAGATGGTTATGGAAAATTTAGGACTGGGCTTAGTCAAGCCATTATTTTATCCCCAACTGAGGTATTAGAATTAAAAGAAATTATTGCAGATCATTCAATCTACGCCGAAGAGAATTCAGACTGTTTTATTCCCCATATTGCTTTCGTATATTTTAAAAATCAGGCAGTCATTGGGCAATCCAACATTTGTTTTTTGTGTGCAGGAATAAAAAGTATCCCTAAATCAACAAAAGCATTAAATATTTTGGGGGTTAGAAAATTAAGAAAATTCTGTGAATCACTAGGTTTAAAAATCGTTGATGGCTCTGAGCCTTTAGAATATTAACAAAAGCTTTATCTTATAAATAAAATTTATTATTCGTTAAATTTATTGCGTTCAGTCCTAACTCAAAACCCATCATATGATATTCGCACTTAAATCATATTCTTTACTCATCTTGGCATTTATCATTATTGCTTGCAATGACCCTAATCTCAAAAAATCAGATACCAATACTCCTGC from Aureispira anguillae encodes:
- a CDS encoding ADP-ribosylglycohydrolase family protein, translating into MKPLKNKDYIKGSLFGMAIGDGFGYPTEFLSISEIVEKWPPTGPDKPEGNPILVTDDTQMAIAVAKALMESENQGFSPSLLEQKLTKYYIQWLNDPKNNRAPGMTCIRACERLEKGLAWEKSAELNSKGCGANMRVVPVGLLSQKGLSENKIGAIAQFQSALTHAHPTALAASEITAITIAKLINGVRHQDLLSELLNYSEKQKKIYHRNYLKEIWDRPPFRTPEEYITLGWEQVIDVLLKVKEGLRKNETKTNPCLISGEGWIAEEAFATALLCFLLFPQSPTKVLKRAVVTSGDSDSIACLAGAFSGAYCGLESFPIDWVNRVEYKKDLESIAAFYKQ
- a CDS encoding ADP-ribosylglycohydrolase family protein, with the protein product MNSNIVTRAFLGLAIGDALGLPVEFIERKYLKENPVKDFTEFGTHNQPKGTWSDDSSLTFCLAQTLTNGYHLKEIAASFVCWYNENYWTARGHVFDIGASTSKAIQNIIKGIPLSKVGGASERDNGNGSLMRILPLCFYLKDFEIEKRFAVIKEVSSITHAHSRSILCCFIYIEICIQILKGESKRNAYYEAVAIVNDYCANHNQLKKECFHLKRVLGYLLEEVPEHEIYSSGYVVHSLEAAIWCWLKEDSYEKAVLKAVNLGDDSDTIASITGGLAGLSSKTNEIPKKWIKDLAKVDEIIILSNEIFQKYF